One stretch of Sander vitreus isolate 19-12246 chromosome 16, sanVit1, whole genome shotgun sequence DNA includes these proteins:
- the LOC144531737 gene encoding BCL2/adenovirus E1B 19 kDa protein-interacting protein 3, giving the protein MSLSSSQTPEDGLHGSWVELEELIAAVSRRESLTGPQDSISSTLQGELERILLEAQMECERSRDSPPQVGTPQSTGSPRPTSEQDSDCITIQEEAERRVEPDWVWDWSSRPENMPPKEFVFQHPKQQGSLSLRKTEVMKRGIFSSDVLLILVPSLLASHLLTLGVGIYIGKRLAASTTSTL; this is encoded by the exons ATGTCTCTGTCCAGCTCGCAGACACCAGAGGATGGACTCCACG GCTCCTGGGTCGAGCTGGAGGAGCTGATCGCAGCCGTGAGCCGCAGGGAGAGTCTGACAGGGCCACAGGACAGCATCTCGTCCACCCTGCAGGGGGAGCTGGAGAGGATCCTTCTGGAGGCACAGATGGAGTGTGAGAGGAGTAGAGACAG TCCTCCACAGGTGGGGACTCCACAGTCCACTGGTTCCCCAAGACCCACTAGTGAGCAAGACAGTGACTGTATCACCATACAG GAGGAAGCCGAGCGTCGAGTGGAGCCTGACTGGGTGTGGGACTGGTCCAGTAGACCTGAAAACATGCCACCAAA AGAGTTTGTGTTTCAGCACCCGAAGCAGCAGGGCTCTCTCAGCTTGAGGAAGACAGAGGTGATGAAGAGAGGAATCTTCTCTTCCGACGTTCTCCTCATCCTTGTTCCCTCTCTGCTGGCTTCACACCTGCTCACACTTGGAGTCGG GATCTACATAGGAAAGCGATTGGCCGCTTCTACGACCAGCACGCTGTGA